In Coffea eugenioides isolate CCC68of unplaced genomic scaffold, Ceug_1.0 ScVebR1_2183;HRSCAF=3171, whole genome shotgun sequence, the following proteins share a genomic window:
- the LOC113756343 gene encoding trans-resveratrol di-O-methyltransferase-like, producing the protein MDLARNIGDHTGELFQAQAHIWNHMFNFINSMSLKCAIQLGIPDVIHKHGQPMTLDQLIDALPIKNAKAPFVYLLMQILIHSGFFIEAKIPGNENDNQKGYLLTSAAELLLKSNPFSMTPLLLFTLDPTLTDPWHHLSQWFQNSDETPFYTCHGRSLYDLASHEPRLNQFFNEAMASDTRLVSSVVTKDCKHVFEGLNSLVDVGGGTGTFAKAIADAFPHLKCTVLDLPHVVDGLESSKNLAYVGGNMFEAIPPADAVLMKWILIAWSDDECVQILKKCKEAIPSKEKGGKVIIVEMFCKSQQKGDDDHEAIETQLFFDMEVMVLGKGRQRNEKDWAKLFTEAGFSDYKITAVLGLRSIIEVYYY; encoded by the exons atggatTTGGCTAGAAATATTGGTGATCATACTGGTGAGCTTTTTCAAGCACAAGCTCACATATGGAACCATATGTTCAACTTCATAAATTCTATGTCCCTCAAATGTGCAATTCAATTAGGCATTCCAGACGTTATTCACAAACATGGCCAGCCGATGACCCTTGATCAATTGATTGATGCTCTTCCCATCAAGAATGCAAAAGCCCCTTTCGTTTATCTTCTCATGCAGATTTTGATCCACTCAGGCTTCTTCATTGAAGCAAAGATTCCTGGAAATGAGAATGATAATCAAAAGGGTTATCTGCTTACTTCTGCTGCTGAACTCCTTTTAAAGAGTAACCCTTTTAGCATGACGCCGCTTTTACTGTTCACGCTCGATCCCACCTTGACTGATCCATGGCACCATCTCAGCCAGTGGTTTCAGAACAGTGATGAAACCCCATTTTATACTTGCCATGGGAGGTCACTTTACGATCTTGCAAGCCATGAGCCACGGCTTAATCAATTCTTTAACGAAGCAATGGCTAGTGATACCCGGCTGGTTAGTAGCGTGGTGACCAAAGATTGTAAGCATGTTTTTGAGGGTTTGAATTCATTGGTAGATGTTGGAGGTGGAACTGGAACCTTTGCTAAGGCAATTGCTGATGCTTTCCCTCACCTGAAATGCACTGTGCTTGATCTTCCTCATGTTGTTGATGGCTTGGAGAGTAGTAAGAACTTGGCCTATGTTGGAGGTAACATGTTTGAAGCCATTCCTCCTGCAGATGCTGTTTTAATGAAG TGGATATTGATTGCTTGGAGCGATGATGAGTGTGTGcaaatactaaaaaaatgtAAAGAAGCAATTCCTAGCAAGGAAAAAGGAGGCAAAGTGATAATTGTTGAAATGTTCTGCAAAAGCCAGCAGAAAGGGGATGATGATCATGAGGCGATTGAGACCCAACTGTTCTTTGATATGGAAGTGATGGTTCTAGGCAAAGGAAGGCAAAGAAATGAGAAAGATTGGGCGAAACTTTTCACGGAGGCAGGCTTCAGTGACTATAAGATAACTGCAGTATTGGGATTGAGATCTATCATTGaggtttattattattaa